The DNA segment TGTGTATTTCTTTCGAAGCTCTGGGTTCTGCGTAGCAACTCCTACGGGACAGGTATCAAGATGGCAGACCCTCATCATTATGCATCCGAGAACTATCAGTGGAGCCGTTGAAAAACCATACTCCTCGGCACCCAGAAGGGCAGCGATAGCAACATCCCTTCCGGTTTTCATCTGACCGTCCGTTTCGAGGACCACCCTGCTTCTGAGATTGTTAAGAACCAAGGTCTGATGCGTTTCAGCTATGCCTAATTCCCAGGGAAGTCCCGCGTGGTGTATGCTGCTTTGTGGGGATGCGCCCGTCCCCCCCGAGGTCCCGCTTATGAGTATCACGTCCGCGTGACCTTTCGCCACGCCTGCGGCTATGGTGCCGACGCCGACCTCTGAAACCAGTTTCACGTTTATCCGGGCATGCTTGTTCGCGTTTTTAAGATCGTAGATAAGCTGCGCCAGATCCTCAATCGAGTAAATGTCGTGGTGCGGTGGCGGCGATATAAGCCCCACTCCAGGGGTCGAAAGTCTCACCTTGGCTATCCACGGGTAGACTTTTCTCCCTGGAAGCTGTCCCCCCTCTCCAGGTTTTGCACCCTGAGCTATCTTTATCTGTATCTCATCCGAGTTCACCAGGTATTCGCTCGTGACGCCGAAACGGCCCGAAGCTACCTGCTTTATGGAGCTTCTCCTGAGGTCTCCGTTCGGATCGGGAGTGTATCTGTCGGAATCTTCTCCCCCTTCGCCCGTGTTGCTCTTGCCGCCGATGCGGTTCATCGCGATTGCCAGGCTTTCGTGGGCCTCCTTGCTTATCGCCCCGTAAGACATAGCCCCGGTCTTGAACCTTCTGCATATGCTCTCAACCGACTCCACCTCGTCAAGCGGTACGGGGTTATCCGAGAACTTGAGATCTATGAGGCCGCGGAGCGTGAAGTGCTCTTTTTCCTCGTCGTTTGCAAGCTTGGTGTATTCCTTGAATTTTTCGTAACTGCCGGTCTGGCAGGCTTCCTGAAGCTTGTGCACGGTGCGCGGATGGTACATGTGCCGTTCTCCGTCGGGCCTCCACCTGTAAACCCCTCCGGTTTCAAGCGTCGCAGTCTCAACGTCCCTTTCAGCAAATGCCCTCGAGTGGCGCTTTATCGCCTCTGCGGCTATGACATCGATCCCCACTCCCTGTATACGGGAAGCTGTCCAAGTGAAGTATTTATCGACAAACTCGGTGTTAAGCCCGAGCGCCTCGAATATCTGGGCTCCGTGGTAGCTTTGCACCGTGGAAATGCCTATTTTGGACATTATCTTCACTATGCCCTTTACAAGACTTTTCACGTACCCCGATACCGCTTCCTCGTAAGATATGCCCACGAGCATGTTCTGGTGAATCATGCCGTTTATGGTCTCATAAGCCATGTAGGGCGCTACGGCGCTTGCTCCGTAGCCTATGAGAAGCGCCATGTGGTGAGTTTCTCTCGGCTCGCCCGATTCAATGACTAGTGCCGCGCGCATCCTGTTTCCGTTTCTTATCAGGTGATGGTGAAGTCCCGAGACCGCCAGCAAGGCGGGAACGGGGGCGTTTCGAGCGTCAAAGCCCCTGTCCGAGAGAACCAGTATGTTGGCACCTTTCTCTATGAGTTCGTCAGCACGGGCGAATATCCCGGAGAGAGCGTCCTCGAGTCCTTCTGTTCCCTTTTCAGGATCAAAAAGAGTGGGAATCACTTCGCAACGGAACTTCTCCCCCTGAATCATCTTAAGCTTCTCAATCTCGGGATTAGTCAGAAACGGAGTCTCAAGCTCTATTTTCTCGGAGCTCCTCGCCTCGGGCCGCAGTATGTTGGCCGTTGTCCCGAGCGTAACCATGGTCCCGGTTATAAGTTCCTCGCGTATGGCGTCAATCGCGGGGTTTGTTACCTGAGCGAACATCTGCTTGAAATAGTTGTAAAGAAGCTTCGATTCGTCAGAGAGCGCCGCAAGCGGAGTATCGACTCCCATGGCTCCCACCGGTTCGACCGCATTTTTTGACATCGGGCCCAGAAGAATGCGCAGATCCTCAAACGTGTAGCCAAAGACCCTCTGCCTCGTAAGAAGCTCTGAGGGGTCATAGTCGGGTGGTGTCTCGGCGGGCTCTTCTTTCATCATCCCGGAGAAACTCTCCATGTTCTCCTCGAGCCACTTCCCATAGGGGTTTTCCGTCGAAAGCCTCTGCTTGAGTTCAGAGTCCCCGACTATGCGGCCCTCGCAGGTGTCTATAAGAAGCATCCTTCCCGGAAGCAGGCGACCCTTGTAGCTCACCCTCTCGGGCGGTATGTCAAGCACTCCCACTTCGGAGCCCAGCACCACGGTGTCGTCCTTGGTGACGTAGTATCTGGTGGGACGCAGCCCGTTTCTGTCGAGCACCGCTCCCACTTTTTCGCCGTCTGTAAAAGCTATGGAAGCGGGACCGTCCCAAGGTTCCATAAGACAGCTGTGAAACCTGTAGAAATCTTTCTTCTCAGCCGACATGCTCTCGTGCTTTGACCACGGCTCGGGAATCATCATCATAACGGCGTGCTCTATTGAGTAGCCCGAGAGACACAGAAATTCCATTGCATTATCAAAGGAGGCGGAATCACTACCCTCGGGAGCTATCACGGGAAAGATCTTTTCTATATCGTCGCCGTAGAACTCGGATTCCAAAACAGCCTGCCTTGAGTGCATCCAGTTTATGTTTCCCCGAAGGGTGTTTATCTCCCCGTTGTGTATCACGTACCTGTAGGGGTGAGCCCTGTCCCAGCTTGGAAACGTATTCGTGCTGAAACGCGAGTGCACGAGCGCTATCGCGCTTTCCATTAGATCGGACGTGAGGTCCGGGAAATAAGGTTCAAGCTGCCAGGTAACGAGCATCCCCTTGTAAACTATTGTTCTGCATGAGAGGCTGGGAACGTAGAAATGCTCGTCGTGCCCCGCGGTCTTTATTTCCGCCTCGGCACGCTTTCTTATTATGTAAAGTCTTCTCTCGAAGCCGTCTCCGGCAGGGGTCCCGTTCCCCCGGCCTATGAATACCTGCCTTATCGCGGGCTCACATCCCAAAGCGGTCGCACCCAGAGAGGAATTGTCGGTGGGAACGGTCCGCCAGCCCAAAACGGTCTGGCCCTCCCCGGTGATTATATTTTCAAGTGTCTTTTTCGTTTTCTTCCCAACGGACGGGTCGGGAGAGAGGAACATCATTCCGACTCCGTAATCCTCCTCCGCCGGGAGGGTAATTCCCTCGGTTCCTAGAGCCTCGACGAAAAATGCGTGGGGTTTCTGAAACAGTATTCCGGCTCCATCTCCCGTGTTCGGCTCGCATCCGCACGCTCCACGGTGCTCGAGGTTTTTGAGCACGGTTATGGCATCGCGGATTATGGAATTCGACCTTACACCCTTTACGTTAACGACGAATCCTATCCCGCAGGAATCGTGCTCAAACGCAGGATCGTAAAGCCCGTTTTTTTCGGGAAATTTCTTAACACTCATATAAACTGTCCGCCTGTTGTGTCGTTATGAAAAAACAAAGCGAGAACTGATGTGGCGCAAGCAACCTCATTCATACGCCATCGGGTAATTATAACATAAATCCCGAACTCCGCACACGCCCCGCCCATGGTTATAATAAACAGTATAGAGATGACAACTAATCCCCAAGAGAGTAAAGAAAAAGAAGACCCCGGAAGCGTAATTCTCTCTTTCCACATGGAGTCAAGCGCCACCTTGTGGAACAGGATATTCGAGGGCTTTTCCTCAGAGATGATCCTTGTAAGCAGGTTTGAGGGAAAAGACAGAAAGGCCCTTGAGATACTCTACAGGTTCGGCTCCATGGTCGCGAAGAGATACCGAAAGTGCGCAGTCGAGCCCAGAGTCTACGGAATAGTCATAAAAAAAGATGTAAGTGACGAAACCGAGGAAACGATAAACGAGTGGATGGATCTCATGCGCAAGCTTCGTCACGAAATAACCGGGTTTCTCTAAAAGACCGTATCCCCAGTAATCACCCTGCGAAGATCGCCCTCACCAGTTCTCAGGTAAAGAAATCCGTTCGCGTCAACGCGCTCTACCACCCCGCTTATAATTTCGCCCGAGACGTCAACCGATATCTCCTCCCCAACAAATCCCCACCTCTCGATCCACATATCCACAATCGCTCGCGTCCCGCGGCGACGAAACTCACGGTAGAGACGGTCAAGGGCGCTGATAAGCTCGGCGCAAAACTTTTCTCTACCGACCTCTTCCCCAAGCAGTATCGAAAGAGAAGTGGTCTTCTGTGAAATATCCTCCATCTCGCGGCGTATGAATTCCTCGGGCAGGTTGAGGTTGACCCCGATTCCGATCATAAGATAATCAATCGCGCCGTCCGAGGTGCCAAGCTCTGTAAGCACCCCGGAGATTTTTCTTCCGCCGACCAGAATGTCGTTCGGCCATTTTATCGTGGCGTCTACACCGTAGCCGGAAAAAACATCCACAAGCGCGCAGGACGCAAGAAATGTGAAAACGGAAGATTCCTGAGGGGAGATTTCCGGGCGAAACAAGGCTGAGAGGTAAAGATTGCTGCCCGCGGGAGATACCCACCTGCGCCCGAGCCGCCCCCTGCCCGCAGTCTGCGAATCGGAAACCACTACCGTCCCGTCCGTGGCCGTGCCCTCACCTACGAGTCCGAGAAGAACATCGTTTGTGGAACCTACTTCGTCATAGACAAAAAGCTTCTCCCCGACCGTCTCCGTGGCAAGATGTTTTCTTATTTCCGAGATTTCCATTAAGACAACCTGCTCCTTTTCCGAGATATTCAAGTATTATAGTCGCAATCCAGACTCAAGAGAAAAACCCCTGTTTCCGTGAAACAATTTCTTTCCAAAAACCTTGCGGTACCGCTTATCGCCTACGTGACAGTCATAACGGTGATAATTGTCTCGAGAACGGCGATCAGCCGCGAGTACGCCCTTTTGCTCTCGGCAGGGGTTATGCTCTGGGTTCCGTTTCTCCTTGATCGCCACAGTGCGAACGTTTTGAGGTTCGAGCTGCGCGGACTACTGCGGGGAACGGGGATTTCTCTCGCGGTGCTTTTCGGCTACCTGGTCTGCTTATATCTTCTCTCTTCTTACTTGGGAAAGACGGTTAAGTTCACAGAGCCGACGGCGCTTTTCGTGTTTACGCATCTTGTGGCCATAGCATTTCCCGAGGAATTTTTCTTCAGGGGGTATATACAGAGAACACTCGGCGGCGGGTGGAGCGCGATCATCGCGGCAAGCGTGCTCTTCGCCTTGGCGCACCTTCTTGTAATCTGCGTATTTGCCGGTGGGGGTGTCTGCGGGCAAAACACTCTTACCTTTTTCCCTTCGCTTGTCATGGGATATCTCTACATGAGAACCGGGACCATATGGTCAAGCGTTTTCTTTCACTTCGCCGCAAACATCGTCTACCTGTCTTTTAGGTTGATTTAGTATGAATCTTCGAAAAAACCTCTTTTCCCAGTCAAGCCCAAAATAGTTCTCAAGCCGCAGAGTTCTAGAAATATCACACAGTTACGAGTATAGTTTTCAAATGAAACAGTTACGGGCCGGGCTCTCCCAGATTAACCCGAGCGTGGGAGACATAACCGGGAACACGAAGAAAATAACCGAAGCGATCGAGGCGGCGCGAGGTCTCGATATAGACATCCTGTGTTTTCCCGAGCTTGCCGTAACGGGCTATCCTCCCGAGGACCTTCTTCTTAAAACCGAGTTTATCGACGACAACATCCGCGCTCTTGACGAAATAAAGAAGCACTGCCGGGACAATATGGCCGTCATAGTGGGATTCGTGGACAAAAAAGACGACATATTCAACTCTGCGGCGGTAATCCAGAGAGGAGAGCTAATCGACATATATCACAAGCTCCGCCTCCCAAACTACGGGGTGTTCGACGAGAACCGCTATTTCCAGTCAGAAAGACGGTTTCCCGTGTACTCAATGGGGAAAATGACCTTCGGGGTCACGATCTGCGAGGACATATGGTACCCCGGAGAACCAATAAGAAGCCAGGTTCTGCTCGGAAACGCCCAGATCATATTCAATCTCTCCGCGTCTCCCTACTACATGGGAAAGCCCGTGGCGAGAGAAAGAATGCTTGCGACGAGGGCGGTTGACTATAACACCATAATAGCCTACTGCAACATGGTCGGGGGACAGGATGAGCTTGTATTTGACGGAAACAGTATGTTCATAGACGAAAAAGGCAATGTCGTCGCCACCGCTCGCAACTTTGAGGAAGAGCTGCTTGTCTGCGACGTTAACACCGAGAGGGTTTATAAATCAAGACTCAACACACCTACCATAAGAAAAACAAGATACGAACTTTCTTTCGAGGAGAATCAACTGGAGGCGTTTGCGCTTAAGTCCGCAAAGGCGAAGCGCAAAGTGAAAATCCCGCAAAAACAGGTCATCCCTCAGGAAGATCCGCTACGATGCGCCTTCTCCGCTCTTGTCCTCGGCACAAGGGACTACATAAGGAAAAACGGCTTCAAAAAAGTGGTGCTCGGGTTAAGTGGCGGGATAGACTCCTCTCTTACTGCCGCCGTTGCCGTAGAAGCCATCGGACCCGAAAAAGTCGTCGGAGTCTCCATGCCTTCAATGTACAGCTCCAAGGGAAGTGTTACAGACGCACGCAGGCTTGCGCGCAATCTCGGAGTGGAACTTCTCAGCATTCCCATAGAGGACGTTTTCAGGTGCTACGAGGGAATGCTCGCCGAGCTTTTCTCCGGAATGGAAGACGACGTGACTGAGGAGAATATCCAGGCGAGGATAAGAGGAAATATTCTTATGGCGCTTTCAAACAAGTTCGGGTGGCTGGTGCTCGCAACCTCGAACAAAAGCGAGTTGGCAGTAGGCTACTCGACGCTTTATGGGGACATGTCCGGGGGATTCGCGGTGATAAAGGACGTGCCCAAGGCCATGGTTTACGAGCTTTCCCATTATTACAACCGCTTGCGGGGAAAGAGGATAATACCAAAATCAGTGATTGAAAAACCCCCTTCAGCCGAGCTTCGCCCCGGCCAGAAGGACACCGACTCGCTTCCTGAATACGACACGCTCGACAGGATACTGAAGGCTTACGTGGAAGATGGCCTCGGGGTTGACGACATAGTAAAGCTAGGAGAAAAGAAAAACACCGTGCGCAAAATAATCAGGATGGTCAACACGAACGAATACAAAAGAAGGCAAAGCGCCCCAGGGGTAAAGATAACGTCGCTTGCCTTCGGGAAAGACCGCCGCTTCCCTATAACCAACCTCTACAGAAAATAAAAGCGGTTAATCACTCAAGCGAGAGAATAAACTCAGAAAGACTGTCAACAGTCTCAAGAACCTCCGGGTTAACTTCGGACTCGTCGATAGATATCCCAAACTCCTCTTCAAGCTCCATAATGAACTCAAGAGTTGATACGGAATCGACGCCTACTCCGAGTTCAATCAGCGATTGCTGGGCCGAGATGTCCCGGGGTTCAATATCAAGATCAAACTTGCTTACGACAAGCTGTCTTATCTTCTCCTCTAAAGCTTCTTTTCGCACAGTCACTTGAGTTTCTCCCTCAAGACCTTGCCCGCTGGGCTTCTTGGAAGCGCATCCAGAAATTCCATCTTCACGGGAATCTTGTAATCCGAGATCTTGCCCCTGCAAAAATCCACGACTTCCCGCCTCGTGAGACCGTCTGCAACGATAAAGGCCTGTACCTCTTCGCGGCCTCCCGCGCCGGGGGCGCCTACCACCGCAGCTTCAGTTATTTTCTCATGAGTCATAAGCAGGCTCTCGACCTCGTAGGGATCGACCTTGTTCCCCGAGATGTTTATGAAAAGCTTTTTTCTTCCGCGAATGAAAAGATACCCGTCGCTATCGAACATTCCGAGGTCCCCGGTATGGTAAAAACCGTCAACGAAAACCCTCTCGGTCTCTTCAGGAAAATCTACGTAACCATCGGTCATGGAGGGGCTATTTATAGTGATCTCGCCGATTTCCCCGGCCGGAAGTTCGCTACCATTCTCTGAAACTACCCTGACAACTACGTTTTCAACCGCCACTCCGACCGAAAGACGCTTCTCCACTATGTTCTCCGCGACATTAATCGTCATAACCCCGGTCTCAGAGGAACCGTATAGCTGGCGGGGATAGGTACCGAAAGCACTGTGGAAGGAGAAAAACGTCTCCTCTGCCAAAGGGGCCCCGGCCGAGATAACATGCTTTAACCGGGGGAAATCGTAATCTCCCCGGCTAGCGCTCCGCGCTAGGGTCTCAAGCATGAACGGGACAGCGGGGAAGACGGTTATTTGCTCTTTTTCAAGCACCCCCAAGACTTCTCTTCTTACGAACTTCGGAAGAAAATAGCAGCACGCCCCGACGCTTACGGCGCTTACGAAGTTTCCAAGGCCGTAGGTATGCGATATCGGAATCGAAAAAAGAATTCTGTCCCCGCTGTCCCAGTTTATGGTAGCTGTATGGTTTCTGGCAAGGGCTATCATGTTGCCGTGGCTTCTCGCGACACATTTAGGTTTTCCGGTGGAACCCGTAGAGAAAAGATAGATCGCCTTGTCAGCAAGAGAGTTTCCAGGCGGACCCGCGGGGGCGTCACCCGTAAAATCGTCCCGGGTTACGGAAACGGTTTTTATGCCTCCAGAAACTGGAGTCACGGTTTGCTCAAGGGACTCGTCTGTGACGATCAGAGCAGGCTCTGAGAACTCAAGGCAGTGTTTTATCTCTTCTGTTCCGCAGGCACTGTCAATCGGAACGCAAGCAGCTCCGAGCCTCGCGATCGAGAAAACGGACACGGCAAGCGAAAGCGAATTAGGAAGAAAAACGCAGACTCTATCTCCCCGTGACACTCCCCGCTTGAAAAGAAAGGAGGAAAAACCGTCAACAAAACCGCAAAGCTGCTCGTAGCTGTAGGTCTCTCCCTCGTACCAGACTGCAGCTCCCCGGGAATTTCGCCCAAGGTTCGAATAAAGTATTTCGCAGTAGTTTCTCATCGCCCCGTCACGGGAAAAGGGGAACTTGTCCGAGCGCCGTTTCCTCGGAAAATCCGAAAACGATGTTCATGTTCTGAACCGCCTGGCCCGCAGCCCCTTTCATGAGATTGTCAAGAACCGATACGACAACAAGGTAGCCTTCCCGCTCGCAGAACCCCAAGGAAACGTAATTGGAACCCGAAACAGACGCCATCCCGGGCGGCCCGTCGCAGATCCGGACGAAAACATCCTCTTCGTAGAACTTTGAGTAAAGCTCCCTCACCTCCTGAGGAAAGACCTGCGAGCGAGGCTTGAGGTACGAAGCGGCCATTATACCTCTTTTAACCGGAACGCGGGTGTTAAAGAAAAGAAGCTTTTTTGAAACACCGCAAAAATCAGAAAGTACTCTAAGAATCTCATGCTTCTGGTCTTCTCCTCCAGTATCCCGGGCAGAGACATCTTCCTTTACCTCGGTGTAGTGACTCTCCGGCTTCGGGGCCCGCCCAGAAGTCGAGAAAGAAGACTTGATATCTACTATAATGTCGTCTTCCGCGTCATATTCTTTTAGAAAAGGGGCTATTCCAAGGGAAACGCAGGTTGAATAGCAGCCCGCGTTAGCGACCAAGGAGGCGTTCTTTATCTTCCCGCGGTTAAGTTCGCTAAGACCGTAGACCGCCCCGGAGAGAAGCTCTGGAAATCGCGGTGCCGTGCCGTGGACCCGGGAGTAATCGGCCGGATCAGAGAATCTTAGGTCCGAACTCAGGTCAATTACCTTCGCGCCCGTTTCAAGGAACTTCTGCACGAAAACAGAAGAAGTTCCTCCCGGAAGGCAGGAAAACACGACATCGAGCGGCTCCGAGTAAGAAATTTTTGATACGGAGCTCAGGTAAAGGTCCGCGTAGCCCAGAAGGTGCGGGAAGGCCTCGTCCGCCTTTTTGCCCGAGAATTTCTCAGACGTAAGCAGGCGCAGATCCGCGTTCGGGTGGCACGCCAGAAGGGAAAGAAGTTGCTGGCCGACATAACCCGTAACTCCAAGAATTGCCGTTTTAAGTTTCATTTTAGGAAACCGCCTCGGTGTGGTGAACCCGTCCCGATTAATATAGCTTTAAAAGCGCCTAGGAAAAAACCGGGGCCGGCGGAAAAAAGGCTTCCCCTTTGTCTTCAGGCATTCTGAGCGGTCGCCGTCCGAAAGACTCGGTCAATCCACTGCTCCATGCTTTTGCGCGAGGTCCTTCCTATAAGCTCCCTTACCTCGCTCATGGGAATCACGGCCTTGGCGTAGGACCTGTGCCCCCCGGCACTTCCGATTTCGCTGAAAAGTTCGAAAAGCAGGCGCCCGGCGCTTTTGACGGAGCCGCTGTTTCTAACGGATATGACTACATGGGAACCGGAAATGATTCCGAAGGCTACCGACCACTCGACCCCTCCCACTTTCATTCCCATGTCCGCTACCTGAGAAATCAGGTGCTCCTTTTCTATCCTGCCTAAGTTCATGAAGATTATTCCGTCATTTATCCAGTGCTTGGAAAGCGCCTCGCCGTAATGCTTGATCTCCTCTGAATACAGGTTCCTGGACTCTATTTTCCTGAGAAGCCCCAAGTCGGCCTGATTGTAGAGGTAGGTAAACGCTTCCAGATCGTCAAGGTCGGCACCTCTGTTGAGAATCATGGTGTCAGTCTTTATGCCATAGAGAAGGGCGGTTGAGAGTTTCGCAGAAATCTCAACCTGTGCGGCTCTCAGGAACCGGGTCATGATCGTCGCGGTAGCACCTTCCTCGGAACTTATTTCGGTGAATTTCGCGTCGCATTCGGGAGTTCTCGGATGATGGTCGATAACCGAATCGATATCCGTAATCTCGCCTCTAAAATAAGAAGGCTGCACATCTACAAGCGCTATGGAATCGAAATTCTTTACATCCTCATGGGAAATCACCTGCAGATCTATGTTCATAAGCTCTACCATGGCCACGTTCTCGGGCCTTGAAATCTTCTCTCCAAGGTAACCTATGGTCGCCGTTTTTCTGTTTCTCCTGAGAAGAGTCCGAAGCGCCAGGGCGCTTGCTATGGCATCCGGGTCAGGCTGGTTGTGAACGAGTATAAGAAGTTTTTTGGCGTCCTGGTGAACTTCCCTGAGCAGCCTTACCGAGATATCCGATCTCGCGAGCTTTTCCTCAAAAGATATCTGGCTGTCTGCAACTTTCTCGAATCTTACGTATCTCGCTATATAGCCATCCTTTCGTCGCTCGCCGTCAGCAGAAACAACTATCGGGCTCGTGGGGTAACTGCGAGCAAGAGACAACAGAAATTCTTTGCTTGAGAGATGGTTGTTCACAACTATGAGGGTAAAGGTTCCCCCCTTACTAAGCGCGTCCTCGGGAGAGTCAAGCTGTATTACCTTGCCTCTGTTTCTAAAAAGACTCATCAGGAGAACTTCAACTTCCCCGATGAACATATATCTTCTCTCCCCGTTCGTACTCATCGTATCAGAAACGCAGACAGCTACCTTTGGCAGGCTGCGCTGAGCTCCTCCGTGAAGCTTGAAATTCTTCCAAGTACTTCCTGCCTTTGCACTCCACCGTCCTCAATTATTCTCACAAGCGCGCTCCCGACGATAACAGCGTCTGAAAAGGATGCTATCGCGGCGGCCTGGCGCGCAGAAGACACCCCAAATCCCACCCCTACGGGAAGTTCCGAGCGACGCTTGATTCTTCCCACGAGATCCTCGAGATCGTAGTCCATATCAGGGCGTGCTCCCGTGACCCCGGTGACCGAAACCACGTAGATAAACCCCGAGGCGTTCTGCGACACCATCTCTATTCTTTCCTCGGTGCTCGTCGGTGCAAGAAGGAAGATACGGTCAAGCCCCTCCCGCTCGACATGAACGCTGAGTTCCCCGGCTTCTTCGGGCGGAAGATCGACAACCAGAACCCCGTCCGCCCCCGCCTCGCGGGCGTCGCGGGCAAAACGCTCAGTGCCGTAGGAGAAAAAAGGATTGTAGTAGCCGAAAAGTATTATGGGAATATCCGAGCGGAACCTTATTCTTCTAACGAGAGAGAGCACGTCGGAGAGGGATGTTGAGTTCGCAAGAGCCCGCTCAGAAGCCGCCTGAATGACCGGTCCGTCCGCCATGGGGTCTGAGAAGGGAATGCCGATTTCAACCATGTCGACACCGCTTGCCTCCAAGCGGTCAATAATCTGCTCGGTAAAATCGATATCCGGATCCCCGGCGGTAACATAGCAGATAAGAGCCGCTTTGTCCTGCTCCCCAAGCTCGCGGAATTTTTCCTCTATCCTTCCCATGTGCTTTTAGAAGACACCGGCTTTCTGGCACAGGCCGGAAACGCAGAAATCGTAAGCAACCAGAATGAAAATGAAGCTCCAACCTTCCCACCTTTATATACACGCTTATGGGCATTGTCAAGCGCGCGACACAGGAGAAA comes from the Candidatus Dadabacteria bacterium genome and includes:
- a CDS encoding N-acetyl-gamma-glutamyl-phosphate reductase, with the protein product MKLKTAILGVTGYVGQQLLSLLACHPNADLRLLTSEKFSGKKADEAFPHLLGYADLYLSSVSKISYSEPLDVVFSCLPGGTSSVFVQKFLETGAKVIDLSSDLRFSDPADYSRVHGTAPRFPELLSGAVYGLSELNRGKIKNASLVANAGCYSTCVSLGIAPFLKEYDAEDDIIVDIKSSFSTSGRAPKPESHYTEVKEDVSARDTGGEDQKHEILRVLSDFCGVSKKLLFFNTRVPVKRGIMAASYLKPRSQVFPQEVRELYSKFYEEDVFVRICDGPPGMASVSGSNYVSLGFCEREGYLVVVSVLDNLMKGAAGQAVQNMNIVFGFSEETALGQVPLFP
- a CDS encoding tryptophan synthase subunit alpha; translated protein: MGRIEEKFRELGEQDKAALICYVTAGDPDIDFTEQIIDRLEASGVDMVEIGIPFSDPMADGPVIQAASERALANSTSLSDVLSLVRRIRFRSDIPIILFGYYNPFFSYGTERFARDAREAGADGVLVVDLPPEEAGELSVHVEREGLDRIFLLAPTSTEERIEMVSQNASGFIYVVSVTGVTGARPDMDYDLEDLVGRIKRRSELPVGVGFGVSSARQAAAIASFSDAVIVGSALVRIIEDGGVQRQEVLGRISSFTEELSAACQR